Part of the Ptychodera flava strain L36383 unplaced genomic scaffold, AS_Pfla_20210202 Scaffold_77__1_contigs__length_564769_pilon, whole genome shotgun sequence genome, TGATTTGTGAAAACTGTACGTACAGTGATATGTAAAAATGATGTACTGTAAAAAGTGATACACTGAAAATGGTATTTGGGACCTTAACAAGTCCTGTTACATCGATGAAAAAAAGTCCTTAAATTTTAAGTGGCTTTGAGAGTATGTGGACCCTGTATATTACATTAACAATATCAGTATAGAGCACTTGCATAGATGTATCTTCTGCTTGCTGTCTCAATATTACAGGACAGTAACAGTAGCTTGTAACCTTAAgggattttttaaatatttttgttttgtatgtcaactacagtttcttgttatactccccaaagcatgttgaaacacttcCCTTCTAAAAGTATTATCAATGCATTTTTGAACAAATCATTGTTATTTGCTGTATTCCAGAGGTAAGATAGATGGACCGAGGACAGCCAGGGATGAAAGGAGGCGAGCTACTCACAATGAGGTAGAGAGGCGAAGGAGAGACAAAATTAACAACTGGATtgtcaaactttcaaaaattgtacCAGAATGTGCTCAGGATCATTCCAAACAGGGACAGGTGAGTTTATTATGATCTTTTCAATTCCACCCAGCAGTAAAGTTTAAAAGGCCAGTAGCAGTAGccgtaatttttgatgattttttgtcACTACAATATTACTATGTTCTAGGTTAAACAGACAGTAACAGGGTAACATTTGATAATACTGCCAGTATTTTTATTCCAGAAAACAAGAACACTTTCGGTTTTCTTCACTACAAATTATGTTGATGGAGACAAGAAAGTGTTAGCCGTATCAATATTATGTAGTGTCTGTGACACTGCAATGTTTGTTGCTAACTGAATGCAGGTGAAGCCGTAAATTCATTTATCAAAACTCAGTTTGGACAATAATGGTACACGCTACAGAGAGCATTGGCAAGCTGAATGCAACACTTTTTGGCATGATTTTTTGAGTGGAAGAAGAAACTCTGTTACAAACAGGAAAATGTTCtaggaaaatacatcaaaagctACATGTACTTGAGTTTTAAGGAAGGGATTCATTCACAGAATAACATCCAATaaaattgtattgtattgtattgtattgtattgaattttaggagattttgaacaaaatctcctcTTTGACAACACAATTTATGTGTTATTTTGGTAGATTTAACTTTTCATTAGAAGAAAACCCCACCCAGTAATATTGTATTAAATGCCTGAAAGAttcaaaactttgataaaactttcctcaagaaaactttaaaacattAGGGGTTACCGTACAAAGTTTTTTATATTAGGGAATGAAATTACAAATCCAAATGGCTGCTTCTCCTATGCCTACTATTTAcggcaaaaataaatattgatttttacaTAAACATAACCTTTGGAAAAGTGCACCACAAAATGTCTAGTAGACAGAGTGGTACTGCATATGTGTCTTTCGTATCCTGAATGTCATTCCTGTGACATATCATCCTTTTggtcatgttttttttacaaatatttgtctGTTTAGAGCAATTAGTCTTCAACCTGTTTGCCTCTGTTCCTTGTAATAAGGTCCACGCTAAATATCAATGACAAtaagtttggaccaaaccacAGTGGTGAAAGGGGTTGAAGATCATCTTCCATTACATTTCATTCCTTTTTTACCAGTACCAATGTACCATTCATGTTTTCAGTTCTTGTTACATATGCAATATTTGTTGAGAGTAGTATGTGTATGAGGATGGTGTACTTCCTTTATTTGTGACATTTTATCCTTACAATGCTAGAACCACTCACATATTTATCAGGCCTCTGTATCTTCACAGAGCAAAGGAGGAATCCTGGCGAAAACGTGCGACTACATCCACGAATTACGCACGGCCAACGCCAGAATGGCAGAGAGTCTGAAAGAAACGGAGAGGTTGTCGGTGGATGCGGAACTGCTCCGACAGCAAGTGGAAGAATACAAACAGGAAAACGCCCTTTTGCGAGCACAGCTACAGCAACACGGAATTGAAGCAGTAGTCTCAACAAGTACCAGCTGAGTGATGtcccttgaaaatatgaaagactGATTGTGATTGGCTGTTATATTTTCAAGATGATTCCTGATAGGTGGACATTAATACTGACAGCCAATCCTGGTCATAGTTTATCTGTACATATATAGATATTGCTTTGAACTGTAAAACTGGACCAAACTTGTAGCTTGCCACGCTAATGTACCAGGTATTCACACTTTGGTTAtgtcttattttattttacgcaGTATTTTAAATCTTTTCTTctcatcaatttattttcttcaAGATATCGTTAATGTCAAACTGTATCTAGCAATGTCGTCCAGTGTGTCACAAATTTTTACAAGGGAAACCAACTTTGTACAGATCACAGTGATAGAATCATGAGAAGCTTTTCTCTCTGTAGTTTGCATTTAACAGGTGATTGTTTCAGTACCAGAGATATGCTAATCCTTGACTGATTTTACCAATTGCTACacagatttgtttgttttccctTGTATGTAGATTGCTTGATCTCTTGGGACaatgcagatgtttttcaaagcaGAATCAACTGGTTTATACATTGATGTTCAGAAtggaatgaattttttttcaaatcagacTTTGTGTAAAGTATTGTCCTTGGTGCCCTATATTTTATTATGTGATGCGATGCAAATACACAGCATTATCCTCAGTACCCTCTTTTAACCTTCATCCTACCAATCACATGTCACCATCacgtcaagttggttaaaactagtgaagcataaCAGGTCCCGTATATGCTTTTTTAACAATAAATTGAACATCAAAGGCCCCTGAAAACAGAGATTCTGTAGACATGATTTGCAAGGGCTAAAGCTGCTGTAACGTATGAAGCCAAGTAGGTGAAGATAGACTGAATAGGCTCAATAcggctttttactgacttggcagatgggaaaagatactgtctggcaggtaaagggttaaatGTGTTATTGTACCGCTAATGGTCAATATTTGACTTGGCAAAATGTGTGCAAATCTCACTAGACGGATAAAAAAAGGAGTGTTTTCAGAGAAGTTCAAATTATGATAGCCTACCAAACGTTTATTTTGGACTAGCAGGACTTTGTCTATCTAGGCTAAACACTTTCTACAGCATGGTGCAGTCTTGCTGTTTCAAGTGAATGGTATCATTCAGTATAAAACACGCCATCAATCACACCAACTTAAAATAAAATGTAGTTAAAAATGAATGTCAGAGTCTTAGGGTTGTGCACTGAAGCCATACTCTTTTCAACAATCCAACATTTGGCCAATTATTTCAGGGTCAAATATTAGTTGATTGCATCAAAATAAGATGtacaaaattgttacaaaaaaaCAGTCCTGAGTGCTTCTTTTAATGAATGCTTcaagttttgggaaatttccaGAAGAATGTACATACTGATAATGATAATGCTTGACcaaagcaattttttttaaactctGCATTACTTGAAATAGTCTACAAATGGGATGTCAATTGCAGGAGAATTCAAACCCATGATGTATAGAGTTCAGTGTTCTCAACAGCTTGGAAAAACACATGGacaataaattttcataaaaatgtataatttgctTATCCTTTTGT contains:
- the LOC139128895 gene encoding upstream stimulatory factor 2-like isoform X1: MMSPQDVLASGAQRSIAPRTQQFSPGKIDGPRTARDERRRATHNEVERRRRDKINNWIVKLSKIVPECAQDHSKQGQASVSSQSKGGILAKTCDYIHELRTANARMAESLKETERLSVDAELLRQQVEEYKQENALLRAQLQQHGIEAVVSTSTS
- the LOC139128895 gene encoding upstream stimulatory factor 2-like isoform X2, with the protein product MMSPQDVLASGAQRSIAPRTQQFSPGKIDGPRTARDERRRATHNEVERRRRDKINNWIVKLSKIVPECAQDHSKQGQSKGGILAKTCDYIHELRTANARMAESLKETERLSVDAELLRQQVEEYKQENALLRAQLQQHGIEAVVSTSTS